TGGGGACGTGTGGCTCGTCGAATCAGAGCCCGTTCTCACCAAATCTCTGGAAACACGCCCAGCAGGGGAGCGAATCGAGTTCAGCACAGACACCACAGTCATCGGCCTCAGTCGAAGACGACTCGGAAGTCGCTTCCTCGCGAGAGCGCGCAGACTGACCTGACACCACCGAGGCGTACCCACCATCGGCGACCACGTTGACTTGTGTGACGACGTCGAGAATCTGCCGGCGCATCGCGACGGCGACACGGTGTTTACAGGCTCCGTCGAATCGAGCATCAGCTGGACAGGTACACGCGACTGGGACGCCCGCACGAACTGCCACGATGTACTCGTGATTCTCTGGGTCGGCGTAACTCTCGTTTC
This is a stretch of genomic DNA from Salinigranum halophilum. It encodes these proteins:
- a CDS encoding SWIM zinc finger family protein; the encoded protein is MSDHNPTVHPLARLDFSGRVRKRAQYEAFEFSLVPDGVQVRNESYADPENHEYIVAVRAGVPVACTCPADARFDGACKHRVAVAMRRQILDVVTQVNVVADGGYASVVSGQSARSREEATSESSSTEADDCGVCAELDSLPCWACFQRFGENGL